aggcaggggagcagccagcggatgaggggggatttggggctcCCACCTTCTCCAGCCCGCAGGCAGCTCCTGCGGCAGAcggcacggggcggggggctggctcACCTGCGGATCCTCGCTGGCTGGGGACTGCGCATCACCGTCCTTCTCTGCGGAGAGCAAGGAAAACCCACTGAGCCCCCAGCCAACGGCAGGAACAGCCCCTGGGAAGGTGCCTGGCTGCCCAGGACACCcagagaggaagaggagtggGGAGGAAGGGTGATATCTATAGGACACGGGGCTTGTACAGGCACGGTGCAGGCATCAGCCCCAAGTCTGGCACAGGAGGAGGGATGGCAGGGACGTACCTGCGTCCTGGGCACCGTCGGACACGATCTGGTACACCTTGTAGGGCTCGGAGATGTCCAGCTGGCTCCGCTCGGGCACCTCCTGGAAGTCGGTGCTCTTGTTGAGGGCGCAGCGGAGACGCGTCTTCCAGGTGGAGGGGTCGGCCTTGTCTGTCCCCTCGTGGTACTTCCCCTTGTAGACGGCCCAAGCCTGCCGGGCAGAGGGTGCCCTGCGCTGCGGGGGCTGCCCGCGTCCCGGCCCCCCGGTGCAGGGGAGTCCACAGGATGTGAGTccaccggggctggggggggcagcgggaagCTGGGGCTGTGcgccctggggggctgcggggagctggatggtgggggTCCCGGGAGAGTGCACGGAGCTGGGCAATGGGGAGCTCTGGGTTGTGcatggagctgggcagggggtccCGGGAGAGCGCACGGAGCCAGGTGGGGGATCTCAGTGGTGTGCATGGAgccgggtggggggtcccgggagaGAGCACGGAGCCAGGCAATGGGGAGCTTCGGGGGTGCACATGGAGCCGGGTAGGGGGTCCTAGGGGTGCTCACAGAGCCAGGCAGGGGGTTCCGGGGGAGTGCCCAGAGCCGGGCAATGGGGATCCCCGGGCGTGCGCACGGAGCCGGGCAacggggagccccgggggcgCGCACGGAGCTGGGTGGGGAGTCCCGGGGATGCTCCCGGAGccgaggggggtcctggggagccAGGGGTACCTTGAAGAGCGCGGCGTCCTGCTGCTGCCGGTAGTCCTGCTTGGCCGCGTGCTTCCAGGGGATGCGGAAGAGCGTCCGGTGCCGGTTCTCCCAGCGCAGCCCCGGGTACCGGCCGCTGTCGATCTGCGCGATCAGCCACTCCTTCAGCCGCATGGGCGACCCCGGCTCCGCCATCGCGGCCCCGtgcccgggccggccccgccgcccccagggAACGTGTCGGGGCGACGAAAGCGAAAGCGCGGCTCCGGCTTTCACTTTCCCTTTCCCGCCCCACGCCGCCGGCTCTGGCTGCGCCGCCAGcccggcgggggggacggggcagcccccgggagAGCGGACAGGCACCCCACACCCACGGGAGAGGGGGCAGAGCCACCCAcgggagaggggacagggcaaCCCGCGGGAGAGGGGATAGGGCCACCCGCGGGAGAGGGGACAGGCACCTCACACCCACGGGAGAGGGGAAAGGGCAGCCCACAGGAAAGGGGATGGCACAGCCTACGGGAGAGGGAACAGGGCAATCCgcaggagaggggacagggcagcccACAGCAGTGGGGACAAGGACACCCACGGGAGAAGGGACAGGGCACCAGAAAGCATAGGGGAcgcccctgcacccctgcaccccccaagtGCCTCCCTTCAGACTTTCAGGACTCCTACACGCTCCCCACAGAGGGCAAGGGACTCTGCTCCCCCGTCCTCCTGCTTTGGGGACCAGGACACCTTCCTGCCCTGGCGGCCGTGTCCGGGGTGTGGGGACATCTCAGCCCACGGGTGTGGGGACCTGCGGGAACAGGCATGGGGTTTCCAGGCTGGTGTGAGCAGTGACGTTGCTCCATCTCTCAAATTTCTCCTCCGCTCTAACACTCACATCTGCCTCGTGGGGCTCCGGGTGCTGAGTCGAATGGGAACCGGGTGGGAAGGGCTGAGATGAGCTGTGCCAAGGGCTGCCGGGGGCCAGCGAGGCAGCCTGACTCATCCCGCGCCCGCTCCGGTTCCCTGCTGGCCCCGGGGTTCCTGGCAGAAGCTGTCCCTGCAGAAGAGACGCGGCACCCGTGGTCACGACGCTTCTGGGCACTGGCATTCCCATGCCTTGGGAAATGGCTTCCCGCGCCTGCGCTGctctgtgggcaggtgggtgcatgtgttggtgcTCACATGGGTGAGATGGGTGTCGGTGTTGGGAGACGGCTGGGCTCAGCGCAGGCTCCCAGACAACCCCTTCATCTGGCTCCTGAGCATCCTTCCTCAATGCCGCTGCTGCCGGAGGGTCTGTCCCTCCCTTCAGCGAGGAGCCTGGCTCAGCCGTCCTTTCAGGGAGAAGGGATTTCACCTCGCGTAGGACACGGATGGAGCTGGCTGGTGCCTTGCAAAGGgccgtgctggagcagggctggcagcgtgccccctgcccaccccagcagcaAGGCATGGGCCGGGTGGGCTTTGCCCTCTGGGCTCACTGGGCTGCCCTGGCGTGACATTGGTGTCGGCTCCTCCATCACAGCTGCAGAGCCGCGTGTCGCTGTGCGGGGAAACCCGGCTCCTCCGCCCGGCCCACAGCCTGGCAGGTCTCCTTCCGCAGCCCGCTGGGTTTCCTTTCCAGCTCTGAGTCAGAGAAAGTCACCTctggcggggaggggaggcgaggctCCGGGGAGCTGGCGGGTTGCTCGGGGCTGCAAAGCCTCGAAATGAATAAGCAGCGACacagcgcccggccccgggctTTCCCACAGGGTGTGGGGACAGGGGCATGGCCGCGTGGCACCAAGGGCACACGGGGCGACACAGGGGTGTATGAGCCAGCCACGCTGGCAGGGGTTTGCTCTCCTTACTGAGCCTGTCCCTGGCCCCTTTGCCGCAGAGCAAagcctgcccgccctgcctgcgccaGCTTGGGGTGCGGGGCCGTGGCTAACCCCGGGTCTGCCTGCAGCGCGGCTCTCcctgcctgggaggaggaggaggtggcaacACCAGCGCTGCAGCTCTGAGCGCCGGGAGCTGGCGGAGTCCTGGtttgggcagggggagaggggcggCAGGTAGGACCCCCCAGCCTAGCCAGCACTGGGCCGTGCTCGCCCTCACCCTGGCAGCCCGCAGCCATCCCACTCGGTGCTGCCGTGGCCGGCCTGGCATGCAGCCGCGCTCGGGGCGGCGCAGGAAGCCACTCTGCTCCCCGCACCGTGCCAGCGAGGAGGGGATTTCCAGCCGGCTGCAACTCTGCCGGGGCTGTGCCCtggccccccctgcaccccccgtccaAGCAATCTGATCTGGGGGCCGTGTTTCGGGAAAAGGTCCCAGGACTGACCGACGGAGGGTCTGCATCTCCCCTTTCTGCTTTGGGAAGTGGGACAAAGGCAAGGGATCATTGCACTGCCTCTCTCAATGGCTTGCACAATTACATCCAAGGCCGGGAGATAATCGTAGCCGCTGGCTTGTTAGCCAGTCCCAGCCCAACAGGATAAGCCTTTATCAGCCAGGGATTTCATCTTGTGTGACAGCCACGCGGTGATGCGCACGACCCGCGGGATCTAATTACCCCAGCATCAGCGAAGATGCTCGGGAGCCGGTTTCCCCACTGTGCTGCTCCCTGCGCAGGGAAGGCAAAGCTGCTTAACCCTTAAACTTTTCATGCCGAAATGGGCTTCAAAAGGAGTCAAACATTAACTTGCAGCTAACCCTGCCCTTGCCTGGGTTTTTCCAGTTATGTAAACCAGATCTGCCAAAATAAATACACTTTGCTGTGctgtggagctgggctggaggTGCCATTGCTCAGTGTTCGGTCTCGCCGTGGGTTTACAGCATGAACAGGGAAACCCTGGGTGTAACTGCCTCTGCCCAGCGTGTCCCGGCGTGGAGCTGATGGGAGGGTGCAGCCGTGCAGGAGGCACACGTCCATCCCGGGTGCGTGGTCCTGGGGCGTGGGGCCACcaccttgctgggtgctgggggaccaAAGGGTGCTAGAGTGCCCTGGCCGGGGGCAAGGGagcctggcaggagctgggaggagagggggaccCCACAGCGGAGGGTGCAGGAGCAGCGGAGGATGATGCACCCCTGGTTACTCTGTGGGCTCAGCGTCTATCCAGCGAGGCGGGAGTTGGGCTCCCAGCCTGCCTGGGTCACCCCAAGGCAGCACCCAGCCCGGCAGGtgctggcagcaaggaggagcCACGGCCCTGAAGCTCTGCAGAGGTGAAACAGGAGCGGGTGTGCGGGTCCTGCCAAGGGGGTGCTTACACAGGAACCCCCGGGctcccaggagctgcagcaccctcgTAAATTACCCTCATGTAAACAAGAGGGGAGGCTTAGGGTGCCAAAAGGTGGAGCATGGCACGGCACGCCAGCTGGGGCGGTGGGTATAACGCCATCTcagccaccagcccctcctgcccctgccgcTCCGTGCACCCCTTGCAGCACCCGCGGCACGcacggccccgcgctgcccgagCACCGACACAGCGGGTGTCGAGGGACCCTCGGGACGCCCAGCCAGCTGCTCATCTTCAGCCACAGCCACCACACAGGGGTGAACGAGCGATTATTAATTACTGATGGGCTTGCCCTGTCCCATGCTGCTGTCTCCTGGAGgcagccagggcagaggcagtCCCTGCTTCCCGGGAAGTTCCTTCACTCTGGGACGCCATGCCTGAGCGTCACACGCAGAGCTGGAAACCTCCCTGCAGGCACCTGTCCCTGTCCCTATCTCTGTCTGGCTCCTGGGGGACACCCTCCCTCGTGGGCAAGGGGTGGCAGGGACGAGGGGAACCCCAGAAACACGCTCTGGCTCCAGCAGGGGAGATGCTGATGACCCAGCTGGGCCTCCCCAGCATCTTCCCCACCTGGGACTCTGCCCGGGAAAGGTATAAATAGGGCAGGTCTGGGGAGGAGCTGTGGCTTGTGCTGCTCAGCTGGTGCCAGGCTCCCAGCAGGCTCCTGGACCCCGTGAGTGGAGAGAATGCAGTGAAACAGGCTCCACGTGAGTGCCCGACCTCTCCTGGAGCAGACCCTGTCCCCACAGAGCGCCCTGCCGCGGCACCCGGGTTTCTGGCCTCTCTTGTAACCTCCCTGCAAGGCAGCAGGGTGGTCTCCTGTCCAGGCGTGCCGGTGTCCCCAGCCCGCTCCTTCCCCactcctccctgggctgcagagcggccagcagcagcctccagaCCTGCCCCACGCCGGGACCTTCCTCCTCAGCGTCCCCCTTCTCATCCGGCCGTCGCAGGGGAGTCAGACTGCGCCCCAGGCAGACCGTGGAGAATAGGTGTTTATTACTGGGGGGACATGGAAAGTCTTTAAGCAAAATGGCTTAAGGCTCTGCTTTAGTGAGGTCTGGCCAGGTTAAATGCTTAGTTCCCACCTTTTAAAGATTGTGCCCTGGGGTGGGTGGGAATGGGGTGCAATGGACTCCTAAAGCTACAGTGCTCGCTCAGGGCTTGTGCTtggctgggctggagctggaCCCTTGCCTGGGAGCCAGTGCAGTGGCATTACCTGCTAATGCACCCGTGTGTCCCTGCTCCGCAGCTGCCTCGGCTCTGGGAACTTGTGCTGCTGGTGGGAAAATCACTCCGAGGGGAGCGCCGGCTCTCCGGCACCCTGTGCACCCCGAGGCCCGTGCAGCAGGTACCCAAGTGCTAAGGCTGCTGCCGGCATCACCTGGGTGCTGGCCCTGCGGCAGGAGAGACCCCCTCTGTCGCTCTGCCTCAAGCAGGAGCCCGCGGTGACCTGGGGGCAGAGACCTGCGCCTTTCACCAGGCATCCCCAATACGTCGGATGCGAAGCGGCTGAGCCCACCGAGCGCTGCAGAGCCCGGCAGTGCACGCGAATCCCTCCCCGACAGCTGAGAGCCAGGACAGAGGATGGCACGCTCACACCCCAGAAGAGAGGAAGGAGCTGGGCTTGGCGCGGCTCCCCTGCACAGTGCTCCCCCGGCCCGCTGTGCTGCGGCTCCTTCGTCTCTCCCAGGCTGATGGGTGACTCTCTCTGCTCTCCCTCGGCTGGGGTCACTTCAGACAAGCCGGGATGCAGGAGAACGTCCTCTTCACCCGCAGTAGGAAGGGGGTCGTGCTCCTGATGTCTCTGGCTCTTGGGATCAGTCCTTGCAGAGCTCCCTCCGTCCTGGATGGTCCTCCTCTCCCCGCTGGCAGCAAggcctttatttcttcctcgtcATTGAAAGGGGATGTCCCATACCTCTGCTTCAGGTGCCTGCGgacctggggaaggagggagaagcaaACTAAGGTGCCTGTTTCCAAGGGCAAGCCCAAGCCTGCCAGCAAGGGGAGCGGGGAAGCAAGCTGGTCCCCTGGGGACTTGTCCTTGCTCTGAGACCCGTGGGCAGCCTCAGCTGCGGAGCAGAGCACGGGTGGCAGAGGCTGGTCCCACCTTGCGGGCTGCGCCGCCGCCGAACTCAGCCAGCTGCTGCCTGAAGCCGGGGTTGGGGTTGGCGACAGGCCGGACGGTTCGGACGGCCTCCAGCACCTCCTGGCAGCTCAGCTCCGTGACGGCCATGACATAGGCGACGACCACGGTGGTACTGCGGGAGATGCCAGCAAGGCTGGCAAGGGAAAGGGCAGAAGGGCTGCTGTTGGCGGCACACCCTGACCCCACACTTGCCCCTTCTTCCACCCCTGTGCTTCAGCTATTTCGGTTCCTCTTCTCCGAGAACTTGCTCTCCGGGAGGCCTGAGTCCTTCCAAGGTCCTCTCCATCAGCGCCTATAAATACCCGCTCCTCCCCGGGGAAGTGAGAGCAGCGGCCGCTGCCTGGCTGCCTGCCCCAAACCCCGCTCTTCCCACTTGCTCAGCTGCAGCAAAAAGCTGCCCCATCTCCCGGGCTGCCTGGATCCCGCTGGGTTTGAGTCACAAGCCGCAGCCAAGGGTGGATCCTGGGTGGATCCATGGGCACGGAGCCCTCTGGCACAGGCTGGCTTTGATCAGGGGTCTGCAGCCaaagcggggggctgggggctggatcTTCTCTACTGTGCTGGGGGGACATGGCATCAGGTAGGGGGAAAGAAGCGTTACCAGTGGACGAGGCAGTTCCCTCCGTGCAGGCGACACTGGTGGATAAAACTGATGCATTCTTTGAAGTGCCTCTTGCtagcaggaaaaataaaccagataGAATAAGGACTTCAGGGGTGGAACAGGATTtttgggctgcaggcagagcagcctgGCATGTTTGAGGATGAAGCACTAACATAAACTACCCGTTGCTTTCCAGGCACTGCCACCAGCTGCTGAGACCTGAGCAGCTCAGTGCCGTTGTTTCCCAAGGGAAGGTGCATGGGCCAGCTCATGCTGTGCTGGGGACGGGAGCGGGTGCTGCTGTGCAGCGGTGCTGGGGACGTGTGGGGCTGACCGGCTGCCCTGGGACTCGTGTGACTTGGGCTGGGGCAGCGGGAGCTTGGCTGCTCACGCCTCCAGCCACACCAGTGCCCTCGGCCGGCCCCGCACCCTTCACCCGCTCTACCCGCTCCAGGCACCTCCCGGGGAGATGCTCGCTGCTCCTCTCCATCGGtgctgcagaggggctgccccTCGCCTCGCCCCAGGGCCGGGACCCGCTCCCCAGCACTTACTGAGCTGGGATGCTGTCAGGGTCTAGAGGTGGTCCCCGGCAGCGGGGCATCGTGCCTCCAGCCTGCGGGTCGCTGCGCTtgaggagctggaggcagcacCTCAAGGGCTTGGGGTGCTGTGAGCCCTCACCCTGATCGCCCTGCAGACCCCAGCCCTCCCGCATGCCCCGAGCCAGCCCGGCCTCCCTGGGGTACTCACATATTGGCCTCGGGGGTGTCGGGCAAGGGGATGCGGAGGTAGGTGATGTCCTGGAAGacacaaaaggaagaggagaaactcAGGCGCTGTGGTCAGGGTGTCATGCATGCTTGCAGCCACTCTGGCAGCGCCTTTGCTCCTTGCCCCAGTGCTGTCTGCGGGGCTTCGCTCCCCCAACACAGCATCCGTCTGCGTGGGGACAGGGCCACTCTCTCCCTTGGCAAGGGGAGGGCAGTGGGGGACATGGGGCTCGTGGGAGGGGGTGGGAAACAAGATGAGACTGGAGAGCTGGAAATAGTTTCCTGttagtgttcaaggccaggttatAGTCACAAGATGGCCAGTTTCCCAtgccggcgggggctgcccagCTCCTCCGGGACCAGGGAGAGGCGTACGTGCTGTGGGATGCTCAGAGGGGGAAGGAAGATGCTGCAGCAtggaaggagctgcagagatCTACACGGTGGTGTCGGGCGCGGGACCCTACctgcagcaagggctggggaGATTCATGGATCGAAACGATGTGGGTGATCTTGTTCCGGTTTAGCTGCTCCAGGTCTTTGGCATCTAAAGGATAAAACTAGATATTAGTATGTATTCGTTTCTTATCCTTCTCTTCCCACAAGCGCATCTGCCGTGCTCCTGCAGACAGACAGCACGCAAAGCCTTGCTCCAGAGGATTGGCTGCATCACACCCCGTGCATGCAGCGGCGCATGCACGGGCAAATATGCAAACGCACCCTGGAAATCTGGAACACAAACCCCGTGATACCAAAGCAGAGACCTCCTCCCTGTGAAGGCACTTGACCTTGCTGCTCATGCTGGGGTGAGCATTCACACCTGCATGGAAAAACTCTCTCCTTTgcaagcaggcagcttcccacctgcCCGTATGTGTCCCCAGCTTGGGGAGGAGACGCACGCTCTGCCTGCACCTCCCCTGTGCAAACATGCACGTAGCAATGGGGCTTGCTGCAGCCTGAGGGATCTGCTTTATCTTGTGAACTATGGAAGTGGAGCAATTCCCATCAACCCTGCGTTTGGCTCACTCTGCCTGAGCTCCTCTTTAGCACTTGAGGGATCTGCGGAAAACACCTGAACAGCGACTTGCAGCACTCTGTGTGTACCCTCTCTGCAGCCGCATGCGCAGAAATTGGGTATCCTCAGCTGTCTGGGGCAATGACCTGCTTCTCGCTAATGCTTCAGCATCCCTGGCTGTGATCCTGGTCACTGGTCCAGCACAGCGGCTGTCACGCTGGGAGGGGAGCATGCTCGTCTTGCTGGCTGAGCAACTTCATAGCCGTCTCCCTTTCGTGCCACGACCAGCGGATGCTGCACGAGCTGCCAGGGAGGAGGACTAACATTTTCTTACTGGTCTCCATGGGTTTCTAAACGTTCACGTGGTGTAAAACCTTGGCTGGGGAATCCAGACCACGATGTGCTAACAGCATGATGTGAATTTTAATAGGAGTGAGTCTCGAGAGAGACGCTGCGCGGGTGAGCCGTGccgtgtgtgtgtggggagggaggtggggaccCTCGTGGGGACTCGCACAGCACCCGCTACCTCCCCACCCGCCTCGGGTGAGGGCAGTTAGTGACACCGGCATCAAGGCTTACAGTTGCTGGAAAAGCTTTCAGTTGGAGAAAATGTCTCTGTGAGCAGTCAGAGCTTAACGTAGCAGGCCCGAAATCTCTGTCGTCACCCTGGATTGCTCAGTAGAGCAATGCTTGGGTGGCATCAGGCCCAGACCCCATGTCGGTGGTTACTCGCAGGAACTCCTGTGATGAACCTGGGAGCCGGGTGCCCTTGCCCTTCTGCTCCCAACAAGCGGCAGCCCTCCCCAGTCCACCCCAAGGCGCTCCATGGGGTGCAGGGAGCACAGGGCTGCCCTGgcctgggctgctgctcaggCTCCAATGACATTTTCTTAGCAATTCACACCAGTGGTTTTAAACCTTCTCAGCACTTACAGCAGGAATCAAGCTGCCAAAAGAGGCGTTAGGGAGGCAGGAGCACTAATAAATGCTGGTTTGTCATGGCAGATGCCAGTACTTGGTCATGAATTGTCCCCTGACAATGAAAACCCCTTAAAATAGTGAGTTGGTGTGAGAAGGGGTGACTGCCTCTGGGAGAAATTCCCTCCTGAGGGTTGTCAGCCCACTCCTGCATCTCCTACAGCTGTAAAACTGGACTGCATCACCCCGAGCAGCTCTGGTCCCGCTCCCTCGCGCTGGTGCAGCACCATCAGCCCCTCTGCTCCTGGCATGGGGTCCACAGCAGCTAGGCACGTGGCACAGCCCACCGCGGCGGGTGAACCCCCACAGGACTTGGGGGTTTTGAAAGCAAAGCCCAGCTTGCCCTGTGCAGCCCTGCGtgcccccctcccttcccagcctgcCCAGCTCGCTGCCTCGCGCAGGGGAAGTGGGATGGCTGCAAGGGCTTCCCAGTCCCAGCCGACAGTGTCACCTCAGGGACAGGCTGCTGGGACCCTTCCTGGTGAGGCCACGGCCCCTCTCAGCCCCTTCCCCCCGTGTGTCCTGAGAGCTCAGGGCAGCCGTTAAATAAGGAAACCAAAGTGAAGGTAGAGGGTTTCTGCCTTGCGTTTCCCCCTGGTGCCTCCGCTCTCTCTGCTGCCAACACAAACCAAGCAGCAGAGCAGTGCATGTGGTGGGCGCTGGCAGGGCATCGGGCAGTGTTTGCAGCAGGGAGGCGTGAACATGGTGCAAGCAAGCGTGCTGCAGGGTTTGCACCGTGGTGTGTGAGGTTCGCACAGGAAAACGGCTCACTGCAGCTGAGGAAACCTTGGCATAGGAGGATGCAGCCTCAGTTAGCCCCTCTTCGCCGTCTCTGTCCATGCTACCCAGCTGGAAGGCTCAGCACATGCATCTGCTCGGGCccgtgctcccccctccccaggggcagctggggacaggcaggggaggcaggggaaggggctctgCCAGCCAAGGGGTGTCCTGAGCTGGGCTCAAGCAAACTGGGATGATGGGGAGCAGGacgggctggagagcagctctcaTCCACCAGCTAGAAAATGAGGCATCATGTGCTCACACGCCAGGAGAGCCCCCAAGCCTTCCCGCTGCGGCTGGACAAGCCCTGGAGAAGCCGAGTGCCCGTTGCTGACCCCCTGACACAGCCCACCCCAAAGCAGCACTGGCAGAAGGCACTGCGAGGGCACATGCCAGGGAGCTCCCTCGTGGCACCAAACCGTGGGCCGGGGCAagcccagctccccagctggAGGACGTCTCTGCGGCGGCGGGGCTCCGCTTACCGATGAAGTTCCCAAGGTAGAGGCCGGGGAGGATCTGTGGGACACAAGGAGAAGTGGCAGCGTGAGCAGCGACCTCGTGCCGTGGTACCCACCATGCCAGGACCTGCTACGGGAAGCAGCGACCTCAGTCGGAAAGCTCTATCATTAATGTGACCGtcaccagccctggggcaggagcgGTGCCGGTGCAGCTGACCATGGGCGCTCCTGGGGCTGCCACTGCTCTGGCATCCAGCACATGGGGCTGGATGCAGCCCTGGCACCCCAACCTGTGTAACCGTGCGGCGCTGCACCCTCGCGGGTGCTGGAAGTTGGCCACGGCTTTTTATTGCTCGTCTTGCTTATTATCAATAAATTCTTTATTGGGGCTTTTTATCTGAGCTCAGCAAGCTGCATACGCCTCCGTACAGCTTTGGACTCTACCCGTGGTCTGCAGAAGTCCTGCTGCTTGAGGGACGGGGAAGCACCAGGCATGGAGGAGCCTGGGGGGATGCAgttgtccccccccagccccaagctcTGCCCCCCTCACTGCACTGCAAAGAGCCCGTTTCTAACAGCCCAGAAACAGATTGCTCTGGACAGCATGTCTTCATCTTATCTTCCTTGTGAAATTCCACTTTTCATGATGAAAAGACAATTACTTGACAATGCCTCTATTAATTGCactgcagctgcagaagcaggatACCTCGCATCCCCTCTTAGCAGGAGctattttatattttccctttctcccagcCTGGACATGGGGGCTCCCCAGGCTGTTCACCCCCGTCTCCAGCAGGTTCCCCTccagcttctccctgctgcaATGTCTGGCACCCAGGACCTGGGCAAGCAGAAGTGATTTCTACCAGCACGGATGGGCTCGCACTTATCCCACTGCCCGCgt
The nucleotide sequence above comes from Calonectris borealis chromosome 17, bCalBor7.hap1.2, whole genome shotgun sequence. Encoded proteins:
- the DUSP15 gene encoding dual specificity protein phosphatase 15, with the translated sequence MGNGMSQILPGLYLGNFIDAKDLEQLNRNKITHIVSIHESPQPLLQDITYLRIPLPDTPEANIKRHFKECISFIHQCRLHGGNCLVHCLAGISRSTTVVVAYVMAVTELSCQEVLEAVRTVRPVANPNPGFRQQLAEFGGGAARKVRRHLKQRYGTSPFNDEEEIKALLPAGRGGPSRTEGALQGLIPRARDIRSTTPFLLRVKRTFSCIPACLK